In the Mya arenaria isolate MELC-2E11 chromosome 11, ASM2691426v1 genome, one interval contains:
- the LOC128209294 gene encoding uncharacterized protein LOC128209294 isoform X1 — protein sequence MRVLVSNATSPLAYQLLPLLASGEVFSHEQAVNLVLCGCEERRIELEGVRMELLDCVFPSLTSVTITSDFCESCKSSDVILVLPEDDFFCRHGDIALDVCFSFLPNLDFKDLDGVLHPNMSEKEVDTYDVHGPLSAATAIARFLCDAHQSSLATHSQVNLIQSRSSVVGIDLREEAEYGCPPDRQVESCIAATCDHHFNSCGSQGPRVLLAIPRRVGQADTRTTDTDDPIYANASLYSRL from the exons ATGCGTGTGCTTGTGTCGAACGCGACGTCACCCCTGGCTTATCAGCTGCTGCCTCTTCTGGCGTCAGGGGAGGTATTCTCTCATGAG CAGGCGGTGAATCTGGTGTTATGCGGGTGTGAGGAGAGACGTATCGAGCTGGAGGGTGTCCGCATGGAGCTTCTGGACTGTGTCTTCCCGAGCCTCACAA GTGTAACCATTACCTCCGACTTTTGTGAGTCTTGCAAGTCCTCTGACGTCATCCTGGTTCTCCCCGAGGACGATTTCTTCTGTCGCCATGGTGATATCGCACTTGACGTCTGCTTCAGCTTTCTACCAAACCTCGATTTCAAAGACCTAGATGGCGTTCTTCACCCAAACATGTCCGAGAAG GAGGTTGATACGTACGATGTGCATGGTCCCCTGTCCGCCGCTACCGCCATCGCCCGCTTCCTCTGCGACGCCCACCAATCAAGCCTCGCTACACATAGCCAGGTAAATCTCATTCAA AGCCGAAGTTCTGTGGTTGGAATTGATCTTCGCGAGGAAGCTGAGTACGGTTGCCCACCGGACCGTCAAGTGGAGAGCTGCATAGCTGCAACGTGCGACCACCACTTCAATTCCTGTGGCTCCCAGGGGCCACGGGTACTGCTCGCCATCCCCAGGCGCGTGGGGCAGGCGGACACACGGACGACAGACACCGACGATCCCATATATGCTAATGCTTCGTTGTATTCGCGACTATAA
- the LOC128209294 gene encoding uncharacterized protein LOC128209294 isoform X3, with protein sequence MRVLVSNATSPLAYQLLPLLASGEVFSHEQAVNLVLCGCEERRIELEGVRMELLDCVFPSLTSVTITSDFCESCKSSDVILVLPEDDFFCRHGDIALDVCFSFLPNLDFKDLDGVLHPNMSEKEVDTYDVHGPLSAATAIARFLCDAHQSSLATHSQSRSSVVGIDLREEAEYGCPPDRQVESCIAATCDHHFNSCGSQGPRVLLAIPRRVGQADTRTTDTDDPIYANASLYSRL encoded by the exons ATGCGTGTGCTTGTGTCGAACGCGACGTCACCCCTGGCTTATCAGCTGCTGCCTCTTCTGGCGTCAGGGGAGGTATTCTCTCATGAG CAGGCGGTGAATCTGGTGTTATGCGGGTGTGAGGAGAGACGTATCGAGCTGGAGGGTGTCCGCATGGAGCTTCTGGACTGTGTCTTCCCGAGCCTCACAA GTGTAACCATTACCTCCGACTTTTGTGAGTCTTGCAAGTCCTCTGACGTCATCCTGGTTCTCCCCGAGGACGATTTCTTCTGTCGCCATGGTGATATCGCACTTGACGTCTGCTTCAGCTTTCTACCAAACCTCGATTTCAAAGACCTAGATGGCGTTCTTCACCCAAACATGTCCGAGAAG GAGGTTGATACGTACGATGTGCATGGTCCCCTGTCCGCCGCTACCGCCATCGCCCGCTTCCTCTGCGACGCCCACCAATCAAGCCTCGCTACACATAGCCAG AGCCGAAGTTCTGTGGTTGGAATTGATCTTCGCGAGGAAGCTGAGTACGGTTGCCCACCGGACCGTCAAGTGGAGAGCTGCATAGCTGCAACGTGCGACCACCACTTCAATTCCTGTGGCTCCCAGGGGCCACGGGTACTGCTCGCCATCCCCAGGCGCGTGGGGCAGGCGGACACACGGACGACAGACACCGACGATCCCATATATGCTAATGCTTCGTTGTATTCGCGACTATAA
- the LOC128209294 gene encoding uncharacterized protein LOC128209294 isoform X2, with the protein MRVLVSNATSPLAYQLLPLLASGEVFSHEAVNLVLCGCEERRIELEGVRMELLDCVFPSLTSVTITSDFCESCKSSDVILVLPEDDFFCRHGDIALDVCFSFLPNLDFKDLDGVLHPNMSEKEVDTYDVHGPLSAATAIARFLCDAHQSSLATHSQVNLIQSRSSVVGIDLREEAEYGCPPDRQVESCIAATCDHHFNSCGSQGPRVLLAIPRRVGQADTRTTDTDDPIYANASLYSRL; encoded by the exons ATGCGTGTGCTTGTGTCGAACGCGACGTCACCCCTGGCTTATCAGCTGCTGCCTCTTCTGGCGTCAGGGGAGGTATTCTCTCATGAG GCGGTGAATCTGGTGTTATGCGGGTGTGAGGAGAGACGTATCGAGCTGGAGGGTGTCCGCATGGAGCTTCTGGACTGTGTCTTCCCGAGCCTCACAA GTGTAACCATTACCTCCGACTTTTGTGAGTCTTGCAAGTCCTCTGACGTCATCCTGGTTCTCCCCGAGGACGATTTCTTCTGTCGCCATGGTGATATCGCACTTGACGTCTGCTTCAGCTTTCTACCAAACCTCGATTTCAAAGACCTAGATGGCGTTCTTCACCCAAACATGTCCGAGAAG GAGGTTGATACGTACGATGTGCATGGTCCCCTGTCCGCCGCTACCGCCATCGCCCGCTTCCTCTGCGACGCCCACCAATCAAGCCTCGCTACACATAGCCAGGTAAATCTCATTCAA AGCCGAAGTTCTGTGGTTGGAATTGATCTTCGCGAGGAAGCTGAGTACGGTTGCCCACCGGACCGTCAAGTGGAGAGCTGCATAGCTGCAACGTGCGACCACCACTTCAATTCCTGTGGCTCCCAGGGGCCACGGGTACTGCTCGCCATCCCCAGGCGCGTGGGGCAGGCGGACACACGGACGACAGACACCGACGATCCCATATATGCTAATGCTTCGTTGTATTCGCGACTATAA